The following proteins are co-located in the Dyadobacter chenwenxiniae genome:
- a CDS encoding PQQ-dependent sugar dehydrogenase, with protein sequence MKNFDFDLFSKICLVSLSMLFNAGQALSQAPDVAIDTQKPFITGLTAAMQLVHAGDGSNRIFVAERGGIIKVFAPGSLGTPITFLNMNQNGQVVLTDNEDGLLSIAFHPNFKTNGYFYAYYSNLLGDLVIARYTAANPAGNSTVNPNTGLEIIKIPHPINANHNGGEMHFGADGFLYLSIGDGGGGNDPNQNAKNPNVLLGKILRIDVNVPDTNPVKYAIPAGNPYNNPVYALGLRNPFRWSFDRLNGDIWIGDVGQGAREEINHRTAAQLNNANFGWRCFEGDIPTPGVDRTGCDAAGPYVDPAYAYAIGARGRSVVGGVVYRGTRSPQMYGWYIGTDYFSGDIHKISSDEAVKSYETSTVTGITDIGEDQNGEIYAVTGTTIYRIISDSQLPVTLVDFTGAYGNEGVKLSWTTSSEEDFREFEVEQSFNAVQFDKVGTVNGENATSGSQYTFSHAVNLNSDLYYRLKMIDKDDSFEYSKIIVVKSEDAMSGNFVRPSLISGGTIDLEINEPFNKIELISTSGKVFMSQEISGKNGSFSIPLRETSTGIYIVRLTGRNKIIQQKVLVMR encoded by the coding sequence ATGAAAAACTTCGACTTTGATCTCTTTTCAAAAATCTGCCTGGTTTCTCTCAGCATGCTTTTTAACGCAGGACAGGCACTGTCTCAGGCTCCCGACGTGGCCATTGATACGCAGAAACCGTTTATTACAGGGCTTACGGCTGCGATGCAGCTCGTGCACGCAGGCGATGGCTCCAACCGTATTTTCGTTGCCGAAAGAGGCGGCATAATCAAAGTTTTTGCACCCGGTTCATTAGGAACGCCCATTACCTTTTTGAATATGAATCAAAATGGTCAGGTTGTGCTCACCGACAATGAGGATGGTTTGCTTAGCATTGCTTTTCATCCGAACTTTAAAACGAACGGGTATTTTTATGCCTATTATTCTAATTTGCTGGGCGACCTGGTTATAGCCCGATATACGGCCGCCAATCCCGCTGGTAACAGCACAGTCAATCCTAACACCGGTTTAGAAATTATAAAGATTCCGCATCCCATTAACGCCAATCACAATGGGGGAGAAATGCATTTTGGTGCCGATGGTTTCCTGTATTTGTCGATCGGTGACGGCGGTGGCGGTAATGACCCCAACCAGAACGCAAAAAATCCGAATGTCCTGCTGGGTAAAATCTTACGTATAGATGTTAATGTTCCCGATACAAATCCTGTTAAATATGCAATTCCGGCAGGCAACCCTTATAATAACCCGGTTTATGCATTGGGATTAAGAAATCCATTCCGGTGGAGCTTTGACAGGCTTAACGGCGATATCTGGATCGGCGATGTAGGGCAGGGAGCCAGGGAGGAGATTAATCATCGAACTGCTGCACAATTAAATAACGCCAACTTCGGCTGGCGATGTTTTGAAGGCGATATCCCAACACCGGGCGTTGACCGGACCGGCTGTGATGCTGCGGGGCCATATGTTGATCCGGCTTATGCCTATGCAATCGGCGCCAGGGGCAGGTCAGTAGTAGGCGGTGTGGTGTATCGGGGCACACGATCCCCGCAGATGTATGGCTGGTATATCGGAACAGATTATTTCTCCGGGGACATCCATAAAATATCATCAGATGAAGCCGTGAAAAGCTATGAGACGTCTACCGTAACAGGAATTACGGACATTGGCGAAGATCAAAACGGTGAAATTTACGCAGTGACCGGCACTACTATATACCGCATTATTTCGGATTCGCAATTACCTGTCACACTGGTTGATTTTACAGGAGCATATGGAAATGAGGGTGTAAAGTTATCATGGACCACATCAAGTGAAGAGGATTTCAGGGAATTCGAAGTAGAGCAAAGTTTCAATGCAGTCCAATTCGATAAAGTAGGAACAGTGAACGGTGAAAATGCTACATCAGGCTCTCAATACACGTTTTCTCATGCGGTCAATTTAAACAGTGACCTCTATTACAGGCTGAAAATGATTGACAAAGATGACAGTTTCGAATATTCAAAGATCATTGTCGTAAAGTCAGAGGACGCAATGTCTGGAAACTTCGTTAGGCCATCACTTATCAGCGGCGGCACAATAGACTTGGAAATCAACGAACCTTTCAATAAGATAGAACTCATCAGCACATCCGGAAAAGTCTTCATGTCCCAGGAAATCTCCGGCAAAAACGGGTCGTTCAGCATTCCATTGCGGGAGACAAGCACGGGTATTTACATCGTACGGTTGACGGGTAGGAATAAGATAATACAACAGAAGGTTTTAGTGATGCGGTGA
- the argH gene encoding argininosuccinate lyase, with amino-acid sequence MKLWQKENTVTSEKIEKFTVGRDREMDLNLAEYDVLGNLAHAKMLASIGLLTSEDLTALEQELKLIYSQVQQGEFLIEEGVEDVHSQVELQLTRKLGDTGKKIHSGRSRNDQVLVDMKLYTRARLFDVVKATEKLFDVLARRSEEHKNDLLPGYTHLQIAMPSSFGLWFGAYAEGLIDDVIQLNAAYRLANRNPLGSGAGYGSSFPLNRTLTTTLLGFEGMHHNVVYAQMSRGRTEQAALTAISSLAATVSRLAMDVCLYNSQNFSFIVLPDDLTTGSSIMPHKKNPDVAELLRAKTNRMKALPMEVTMVLSNLPSGYHRDMQLLKEILMPAFDEILDCLDIAAFMLENMKVKQNLLEDAKYDLLFSVERVNELVINGVPFRDAYRQVGAEIGDGSYVAPRELKHTHEGSIGNLQTAEIQERMRHEVAAFGYDKVTAALEKLLQNG; translated from the coding sequence TTGAAACTCTGGCAAAAAGAAAATACGGTTACTTCTGAAAAAATCGAAAAATTCACTGTCGGCCGCGACCGGGAAATGGATCTTAATCTGGCGGAATATGATGTCCTGGGCAATCTGGCGCATGCGAAAATGCTGGCATCCATTGGACTTTTAACTTCTGAGGACCTGACTGCGCTGGAACAGGAGCTCAAACTCATATATTCCCAGGTCCAACAAGGCGAATTCCTGATTGAAGAAGGCGTGGAAGACGTGCATTCACAAGTGGAATTGCAACTGACCCGTAAGCTGGGCGATACCGGCAAGAAAATCCATAGCGGCCGCTCACGCAACGACCAGGTGCTGGTGGATATGAAGTTATACACCCGCGCACGCTTGTTCGATGTCGTGAAAGCTACCGAAAAGCTCTTCGACGTGCTGGCTAGACGTTCGGAAGAACATAAAAATGACCTTTTGCCTGGTTACACACACTTGCAGATTGCTATGCCTTCGTCATTTGGCCTTTGGTTTGGCGCTTATGCGGAAGGGTTAATTGATGATGTGATCCAATTAAATGCTGCTTACCGACTTGCTAACCGCAACCCACTGGGCTCCGGCGCGGGTTATGGCTCTTCTTTTCCTTTAAACAGAACATTGACAACAACATTACTAGGCTTTGAGGGCATGCATCACAATGTTGTGTATGCGCAAATGAGCCGCGGTCGCACGGAACAGGCGGCATTAACCGCAATTTCATCGTTGGCAGCAACCGTTTCCCGGTTAGCCATGGACGTTTGCCTTTACAACAGCCAGAATTTCAGCTTCATTGTCTTGCCCGATGACCTCACAACAGGAAGCAGCATTATGCCGCACAAGAAAAACCCGGACGTGGCCGAGCTGTTACGCGCCAAAACAAACCGGATGAAGGCGCTTCCGATGGAAGTGACAATGGTTTTGAGCAATCTGCCGTCTGGTTACCACCGGGATATGCAGTTGTTAAAAGAGATTTTGATGCCTGCTTTTGACGAAATTCTGGACTGTCTGGACATTGCAGCTTTTATGCTGGAAAACATGAAAGTGAAGCAAAATTTGCTGGAAGATGCTAAATATGATCTGCTTTTCAGCGTCGAGCGTGTGAATGAATTAGTGATCAATGGCGTTCCCTTCCGGGACGCTTACCGGCAAGTTGGCGCGGAAATTGGCGATGGAAGTTACGTGGCTCCCCGTGAGCTCAAACATACGCATGAAGGAAGCATTGGTAATTTGCAAACGGCTGAAATTCAAGAACGCATGAGGCACGAAGTTGCTGCTTTTGGATACGATAAGGTTACAGCAGCATTGGAAAAATTATTGCAAAACGGATAA
- the tnpA gene encoding IS200/IS605 family transposase encodes MSWTRVWVHMVFATKYRQPFLNDLIRKKVFAHMYENAWEKDIFLDVVNGYTDHAHCLVALAREQTISKVAQLIKGESSYWINKNKLTTRKFMWQDDYWAVSVSERHVERVRNYIKNQEEHHRRKSFKQENEKFMKKYGWEPAKPQSPSSRSPSSRSLK; translated from the coding sequence ATGAGTTGGACGAGAGTTTGGGTTCATATGGTTTTTGCAACCAAGTATAGGCAACCGTTTTTAAATGATTTAATCAGGAAAAAGGTCTTTGCGCACATGTATGAGAACGCTTGGGAGAAAGACATTTTTCTGGACGTTGTAAATGGATATACAGATCATGCGCATTGCCTGGTCGCTTTGGCAAGAGAACAGACAATCAGCAAGGTCGCACAACTGATAAAGGGCGAGTCGTCTTACTGGATTAATAAAAATAAATTAACCACCCGAAAATTTATGTGGCAGGATGATTATTGGGCAGTCAGCGTAAGTGAGCGGCATGTTGAACGGGTTAGGAATTATATTAAAAATCAGGAAGAGCACCACCGAAGAAAATCGTTCAAGCAAGAAAATGAAAAATTCATGAAAAAATACGGATGGGAGCCAGCCAAACCGCAATCACCCTCTAGCCGTTCACCCTCTAGCCGTTCACTTAAGTGA
- a CDS encoding AIR synthase related protein encodes MKTTDRYLQRGVSASKEDVHKAIEKIDKGLFPKAFCKIVPDTLAGDPEYCTIMHADGAGTKTSLAYLYWKETGDISVWKGIAQDAIVMNTDDLLCVGATGPMLYSSTIDRNKNRIPGEVIAEVINGAEEVLDMLRSYGVEIYSTGGETADVGDLVRTVTVNSTVIARMKRSEVVDNANIAAGDVIVGLASCGQATYEQIYNGGMGSNGLTSARHDVLGKYLAEKYPESFDPEVNEDLIYSGTKKLTDPVEGTPLNVGQLVLSPTRTYAPVAKALLDEMRSEIHGMVHCSGGAQTKILHFVDNLHIIKDNLLPVPPLFKMIQEESKTDWQEMYKVFNMGHRLEIYLSPQHAQRVIDISKSFGIDAQIVGRVEASDTKKLTILSEFGTFYYS; translated from the coding sequence ATGAAAACTACCGACCGTTATCTGCAACGCGGTGTCTCGGCTTCCAAAGAAGATGTGCATAAGGCCATTGAAAAGATAGATAAAGGGCTTTTTCCAAAGGCTTTCTGCAAAATTGTGCCGGATACGCTGGCGGGTGACCCGGAATATTGCACCATAATGCATGCCGACGGCGCAGGAACGAAAACATCTCTGGCTTATTTGTATTGGAAAGAAACAGGCGATATTTCGGTTTGGAAAGGCATCGCGCAGGACGCGATTGTAATGAACACAGACGACCTTTTGTGCGTGGGTGCAACGGGTCCAATGCTCTATTCGTCAACCATTGACCGGAATAAAAACCGGATTCCGGGAGAAGTTATTGCAGAAGTGATCAATGGTGCTGAGGAAGTTTTAGATATGCTGCGCAGCTATGGCGTCGAGATTTACAGCACCGGTGGCGAAACAGCGGACGTCGGTGATCTGGTAAGGACGGTGACTGTGAACAGCACGGTCATTGCAAGGATGAAGCGCTCGGAAGTGGTGGACAATGCAAACATTGCAGCGGGTGATGTAATCGTTGGACTGGCATCCTGCGGACAAGCAACATATGAGCAGATTTACAATGGCGGCATGGGCAGCAATGGCCTTACTTCTGCCCGCCATGACGTTTTAGGGAAATATCTCGCAGAAAAATATCCCGAAAGCTTCGATCCGGAAGTGAATGAGGATTTGATTTATAGCGGAACAAAGAAATTAACAGATCCTGTTGAAGGGACGCCCCTGAATGTTGGCCAGCTGGTGCTCTCGCCCACGAGGACTTATGCGCCGGTGGCCAAGGCATTGCTGGACGAAATGCGCTCTGAAATTCACGGCATGGTGCATTGCAGCGGAGGCGCGCAGACAAAAATTCTACATTTTGTTGATAACCTTCACATTATCAAAGATAACCTGCTTCCCGTGCCACCTTTGTTCAAAATGATCCAGGAAGAAAGTAAAACCGACTGGCAGGAAATGTATAAAGTGTTCAATATGGGGCACAGACTGGAAATTTACCTTTCTCCACAACATGCACAAAGAGTCATCGACATTTCGAAATCCTTCGGCATCGACGCGCAGATAGTAGGCAGGGTCGAGGCATCGGATACCAAAAAACTAACCATTTTAAGCGAATTCGGAACGTTTTATTATAGTTGA
- a CDS encoding redoxin domain-containing protein, whose amino-acid sequence MEMWRKICLLLLALNVFFIENTASKSVRETFQAETLKVILFLDPECPVTNAYMKEIKSIHADYSGKGVIFEAYFPMETIADKDIKAFLKKYNATFPGFTDPEMRKAKRYKATVMPEVVLLDANGITVYQGAIDNWFYALGKSRPKATELYLRNAIEATLNGNPLMQTKTQAIGCLINMKLE is encoded by the coding sequence ATGGAAATGTGGCGAAAGATCTGTTTGCTGTTACTGGCTTTAAATGTGTTTTTTATTGAAAACACAGCAAGTAAATCTGTGCGTGAAACCTTCCAGGCGGAAACATTAAAAGTGATCCTTTTCCTGGATCCCGAATGCCCGGTTACGAATGCGTATATGAAGGAGATTAAAAGCATTCACGCCGATTATAGTGGCAAGGGAGTAATTTTCGAAGCTTATTTTCCAATGGAAACCATTGCGGACAAGGACATAAAGGCGTTTTTGAAAAAATACAATGCAACATTCCCCGGCTTTACTGACCCTGAGATGCGAAAAGCAAAACGCTACAAAGCGACCGTAATGCCCGAAGTCGTTTTGCTTGATGCAAACGGCATAACCGTTTACCAGGGAGCAATTGACAATTGGTTTTACGCATTGGGCAAAAGCCGGCCAAAAGCAACTGAGTTGTATCTGAGAAATGCGATTGAAGCAACATTGAACGGCAATCCGCTTATGCAAACCAAGACGCAGGCAATTGGCTGTTTAATCAATATGAAGCTGGAATAG